The Rana temporaria chromosome 4, aRanTem1.1, whole genome shotgun sequence genome contains a region encoding:
- the LOC120937091 gene encoding heterogeneous nuclear ribonucleoprotein Q isoform X2, with protein MAAEHVNGNGTEESMDTYAAVVPSEHLQTLLDAGLPQKVAEKLDEIYVSGLVAHSDLDERAIEALKEFNEEGALAVLQQFKDSDLSHVQNKSAFLCGVMKTYRQREKQGTKVADSSKGPDESKIKTLLDRTGYTLDVTTGQRKYGGPPPNMIHSGQQPTVGTEIFVGKIPRDLFEDELVPLFEKAGSIWDLRLMMDPLTGLNRGYAFVTFCTKEAAQEAVKLYNNHEIRPGKHIGVCISVANNRLFVGSIPKSKTKEQIVEEFGKVTEGLTDVILYHQPDDKKKNRGFCFLEYEDHKTAAQARRRLMSGKVKVWGNVVTVEWADPIEDPDPEVMAKVKVLFVRNLANTVTEEILEKAFGQFGKLERVKKLKDYAFIHFDERVGAVKAMEEMNGKDLEGENIEIVFAKPPDQKRKERKAQRYDDYYYYGGPHMPPPSRGRGRGGRGGYGYPSDYYGYEDYYDYYGYDYHNYRGGYDDPFYGYEDFQVGARGRGGRGARGAAPSRGRGAAPPRGRAGYTQRGGPGSARGARGARGGAQQQRGRGVRGARGGRGGNVGGKRKADGYNQPDSKRRQTNNQNWGSQPIAQQPLQGGDHSGNYGYKSENQEFYHDSFGQQWK; from the exons ATGGCCGCTGAACATGTAAATGGAAATGGTACAGAAGAGTCCATGGATACTTATGCTGCAGTTGTCCCATCAGAGCATTTGCAGACATTGCTCGATGCTGGTTTACCACAGAAAGTTGCTGAAAAACTAGATGAAATTTACGTTTCAG GTTTAGTTGCGCATAGTGATCTAGATGAAAGGgcaattgaagctttaaaggaaTTCAATGAAGAAGGTGCATTAGCTGTACTTCAGCAATTTAAGGACAGTGATCTCTCGCATGTACAG AATAAAAGTGCCTTTTTATGTGGAGTTATGAAAACGTATAGGCAGAGAGAGAAACAAGGGACCAAAGTTGCTGATTCTAGCAAAGGACCAGATGAGTCCAAGATTAAG acCCTTCTAGACAGAACAGGATATACTCTAGATGTGACAACTGGTCAAAGAAAATATGGCGGCCCACCACCAAACATGATCCACTCAGGACAACAGCCTACTGTTGGCACAGAG ATATTCGTAGGAAAGATTCCAAGAGACCTTTTTGAAGATGAGCTTGTACCATTATTTGAAAAAGCTGGATCTATTTGGGACCTTCGTTTAATGATGGATCCTTTAACTGGATTAAATAGGGGCTATGCATTTGTTACGTTCTGTACTAAAGAGGCTGCACAAGAGGCTGTCAAGTTG tataataaccatgagattcgCCCTGGAAAACACATTGGTGTATGTATCTCCGTTGCCAATAATAGACTTTTTGTTGGGTCTAttccaaaaagtaaaacaaaggaACAAATTGTGGAAGAATTTGGCAAAGTCACAG AGGGTCTCACCGATGTTATATTATATCATCAACCAgatgataagaaaaaaaatagaggtTTCTGTTTTCTTGAATACGAGGATCATAAAACAGCAGCCCAGGCTAGGCGTCGACTAATGAGTGGCAAAGTGAAAGTATGGGGTAATGTTGTAACTGTGGAATGGGCAGACCCTATTGAAGATCCTGATCCAGAGGTGATGGCAAAG GTAAAAGTTTTGTTTGTTCGTAACCTTGCCAACACAGTTACAGAAGAAATCTTGGAAAAAGCTTTCGGACAGTTTGGTAAACTGGAAAGAGTCAAGAAACTGAAAGATTATGCTTTTATTCATTTTGATGAACGAGTTGGTGCAGTAAAG GCAATGGAAGAAATGAATGGAAAAGACCTGGAAGGCGAGAACATTGAAATTGTTTTTGCCAAGCCACCTGATCAGAAGAGGAAAGAACGAAAAGCTCAAAG GTATGATGATTATTACTATTATGGTGGTCCTCATATGCCACCTCCTTCCAGAGGCCGTGGCAGAGGCGGTAGAGGTGGTTATGGATATCCCTCTGACTACTATGGCTATGAAGATTATTACGATTATTATGGCTATGACTACCATAACTATCGTGGTGGATATGATGATCCTTTCTATGGTTACGAAGACTTTCAAGTCGGAGCTagaggcaggggtggtagaggAGCAAGAGGTGCTGCTCCATCCAGAGGTCGCGGGGCTGCTCCTCCCCGTGGCAGAGCCGGTTATACACAAAGAGGAGGCCCAGGATCAGCAAGAGGCGCTCGAGGTGCGAGAGGAGGTGCCCAGCAACAAAGAGGCCGCGGGGTACGTGGTGCGAGGGGTGGCCGCGGTGGAAATGTAGGAGGAAAGCGCAAAGCTGATGGGTACAACCAGCCAGATTCCAAGCGGCGCCAGACCAATAATCAGAACTGGGGCTCCCAACCCATTGCTCAGCAACCGCTCCAAGGTGGTGATCATTCTGGTAACTATGGTTACAAATCTGAAAACCAGGAATTTTATCACGATTCTTTTGGGCAACAGTGGAAGTAG
- the LOC120937091 gene encoding heterogeneous nuclear ribonucleoprotein Q isoform X8: MKTYRQREKQGTKVADSSKGPDESKIKTLLDRTGYTLDVTTGQRKYGGPPPNMIHSGQQPTVGTEIFVGKIPRDLFEDELVPLFEKAGSIWDLRLMMDPLTGLNRGYAFVTFCTKEAAQEAVKLYNNHEIRPGKHIGVCISVANNRLFVGSIPKSKTKEQIVEEFGKVTEGLTDVILYHQPDDKKKNRGFCFLEYEDHKTAAQARRRLMSGKVKVWGNVVTVEWADPIEDPDPEVMAKVKVLFVRNLANTVTEEILEKAFGQFGKLERVKKLKDYAFIHFDERVGAVKAMEEMNGKDLEGENIEIVFAKPPDQKRKERKAQRQAAKTQMYDDYYYYGGPHMPPPSRGRGRGGRGGYGYPSDYYGYEDYYDYYGYDYHNYRGGYDDPFYGYEDFQVGARGRGGRGARGAAPSRGRGAAPPRGRAGYTQRGGPGSARGARGARGGAQQQRGRGVRGARGGRGGNVGGKRKADGYNQPDSKRRQTNNQNWGSQPIAQQPLQGGDHSGNYGYKSENQEFYHDSFGQQWK; encoded by the exons ATGAAAACGTATAGGCAGAGAGAGAAACAAGGGACCAAAGTTGCTGATTCTAGCAAAGGACCAGATGAGTCCAAGATTAAG acCCTTCTAGACAGAACAGGATATACTCTAGATGTGACAACTGGTCAAAGAAAATATGGCGGCCCACCACCAAACATGATCCACTCAGGACAACAGCCTACTGTTGGCACAGAG ATATTCGTAGGAAAGATTCCAAGAGACCTTTTTGAAGATGAGCTTGTACCATTATTTGAAAAAGCTGGATCTATTTGGGACCTTCGTTTAATGATGGATCCTTTAACTGGATTAAATAGGGGCTATGCATTTGTTACGTTCTGTACTAAAGAGGCTGCACAAGAGGCTGTCAAGTTG tataataaccatgagattcgCCCTGGAAAACACATTGGTGTATGTATCTCCGTTGCCAATAATAGACTTTTTGTTGGGTCTAttccaaaaagtaaaacaaaggaACAAATTGTGGAAGAATTTGGCAAAGTCACAG AGGGTCTCACCGATGTTATATTATATCATCAACCAgatgataagaaaaaaaatagaggtTTCTGTTTTCTTGAATACGAGGATCATAAAACAGCAGCCCAGGCTAGGCGTCGACTAATGAGTGGCAAAGTGAAAGTATGGGGTAATGTTGTAACTGTGGAATGGGCAGACCCTATTGAAGATCCTGATCCAGAGGTGATGGCAAAG GTAAAAGTTTTGTTTGTTCGTAACCTTGCCAACACAGTTACAGAAGAAATCTTGGAAAAAGCTTTCGGACAGTTTGGTAAACTGGAAAGAGTCAAGAAACTGAAAGATTATGCTTTTATTCATTTTGATGAACGAGTTGGTGCAGTAAAG GCAATGGAAGAAATGAATGGAAAAGACCTGGAAGGCGAGAACATTGAAATTGTTTTTGCCAAGCCACCTGATCAGAAGAGGAAAGAACGAAAAGCTCAAAGGCAAGCAGCTAAAACTCAAAT GTATGATGATTATTACTATTATGGTGGTCCTCATATGCCACCTCCTTCCAGAGGCCGTGGCAGAGGCGGTAGAGGTGGTTATGGATATCCCTCTGACTACTATGGCTATGAAGATTATTACGATTATTATGGCTATGACTACCATAACTATCGTGGTGGATATGATGATCCTTTCTATGGTTACGAAGACTTTCAAGTCGGAGCTagaggcaggggtggtagaggAGCAAGAGGTGCTGCTCCATCCAGAGGTCGCGGGGCTGCTCCTCCCCGTGGCAGAGCCGGTTATACACAAAGAGGAGGCCCAGGATCAGCAAGAGGCGCTCGAGGTGCGAGAGGAGGTGCCCAGCAACAAAGAGGCCGCGGGGTACGTGGTGCGAGGGGTGGCCGCGGTGGAAATGTAGGAGGAAAGCGCAAAGCTGATGGGTACAACCAGCCAGATTCCAAGCGGCGCCAGACCAATAATCAGAACTGGGGCTCCCAACCCATTGCTCAGCAACCGCTCCAAGGTGGTGATCATTCTGGTAACTATGGTTACAAATCTGAAAACCAGGAATTTTATCACGATTCTTTTGGGCAACAGTGGAAGTAG
- the LOC120937091 gene encoding heterogeneous nuclear ribonucleoprotein Q isoform X1 produces MAAEHVNGNGTEESMDTYAAVVPSEHLQTLLDAGLPQKVAEKLDEIYVSGLVAHSDLDERAIEALKEFNEEGALAVLQQFKDSDLSHVQNKSAFLCGVMKTYRQREKQGTKVADSSKGPDESKIKTLLDRTGYTLDVTTGQRKYGGPPPNMIHSGQQPTVGTEIFVGKIPRDLFEDELVPLFEKAGSIWDLRLMMDPLTGLNRGYAFVTFCTKEAAQEAVKLYNNHEIRPGKHIGVCISVANNRLFVGSIPKSKTKEQIVEEFGKVTEGLTDVILYHQPDDKKKNRGFCFLEYEDHKTAAQARRRLMSGKVKVWGNVVTVEWADPIEDPDPEVMAKVKVLFVRNLANTVTEEILEKAFGQFGKLERVKKLKDYAFIHFDERVGAVKAMEEMNGKDLEGENIEIVFAKPPDQKRKERKAQRQAAKTQMYDDYYYYGGPHMPPPSRGRGRGGRGGYGYPSDYYGYEDYYDYYGYDYHNYRGGYDDPFYGYEDFQVGARGRGGRGARGAAPSRGRGAAPPRGRAGYTQRGGPGSARGARGARGGAQQQRGRGVRGARGGRGGNVGGKRKADGYNQPDSKRRQTNNQNWGSQPIAQQPLQGGDHSGNYGYKSENQEFYHDSFGQQWK; encoded by the exons ATGGCCGCTGAACATGTAAATGGAAATGGTACAGAAGAGTCCATGGATACTTATGCTGCAGTTGTCCCATCAGAGCATTTGCAGACATTGCTCGATGCTGGTTTACCACAGAAAGTTGCTGAAAAACTAGATGAAATTTACGTTTCAG GTTTAGTTGCGCATAGTGATCTAGATGAAAGGgcaattgaagctttaaaggaaTTCAATGAAGAAGGTGCATTAGCTGTACTTCAGCAATTTAAGGACAGTGATCTCTCGCATGTACAG AATAAAAGTGCCTTTTTATGTGGAGTTATGAAAACGTATAGGCAGAGAGAGAAACAAGGGACCAAAGTTGCTGATTCTAGCAAAGGACCAGATGAGTCCAAGATTAAG acCCTTCTAGACAGAACAGGATATACTCTAGATGTGACAACTGGTCAAAGAAAATATGGCGGCCCACCACCAAACATGATCCACTCAGGACAACAGCCTACTGTTGGCACAGAG ATATTCGTAGGAAAGATTCCAAGAGACCTTTTTGAAGATGAGCTTGTACCATTATTTGAAAAAGCTGGATCTATTTGGGACCTTCGTTTAATGATGGATCCTTTAACTGGATTAAATAGGGGCTATGCATTTGTTACGTTCTGTACTAAAGAGGCTGCACAAGAGGCTGTCAAGTTG tataataaccatgagattcgCCCTGGAAAACACATTGGTGTATGTATCTCCGTTGCCAATAATAGACTTTTTGTTGGGTCTAttccaaaaagtaaaacaaaggaACAAATTGTGGAAGAATTTGGCAAAGTCACAG AGGGTCTCACCGATGTTATATTATATCATCAACCAgatgataagaaaaaaaatagaggtTTCTGTTTTCTTGAATACGAGGATCATAAAACAGCAGCCCAGGCTAGGCGTCGACTAATGAGTGGCAAAGTGAAAGTATGGGGTAATGTTGTAACTGTGGAATGGGCAGACCCTATTGAAGATCCTGATCCAGAGGTGATGGCAAAG GTAAAAGTTTTGTTTGTTCGTAACCTTGCCAACACAGTTACAGAAGAAATCTTGGAAAAAGCTTTCGGACAGTTTGGTAAACTGGAAAGAGTCAAGAAACTGAAAGATTATGCTTTTATTCATTTTGATGAACGAGTTGGTGCAGTAAAG GCAATGGAAGAAATGAATGGAAAAGACCTGGAAGGCGAGAACATTGAAATTGTTTTTGCCAAGCCACCTGATCAGAAGAGGAAAGAACGAAAAGCTCAAAGGCAAGCAGCTAAAACTCAAAT GTATGATGATTATTACTATTATGGTGGTCCTCATATGCCACCTCCTTCCAGAGGCCGTGGCAGAGGCGGTAGAGGTGGTTATGGATATCCCTCTGACTACTATGGCTATGAAGATTATTACGATTATTATGGCTATGACTACCATAACTATCGTGGTGGATATGATGATCCTTTCTATGGTTACGAAGACTTTCAAGTCGGAGCTagaggcaggggtggtagaggAGCAAGAGGTGCTGCTCCATCCAGAGGTCGCGGGGCTGCTCCTCCCCGTGGCAGAGCCGGTTATACACAAAGAGGAGGCCCAGGATCAGCAAGAGGCGCTCGAGGTGCGAGAGGAGGTGCCCAGCAACAAAGAGGCCGCGGGGTACGTGGTGCGAGGGGTGGCCGCGGTGGAAATGTAGGAGGAAAGCGCAAAGCTGATGGGTACAACCAGCCAGATTCCAAGCGGCGCCAGACCAATAATCAGAACTGGGGCTCCCAACCCATTGCTCAGCAACCGCTCCAAGGTGGTGATCATTCTGGTAACTATGGTTACAAATCTGAAAACCAGGAATTTTATCACGATTCTTTTGGGCAACAGTGGAAGTAG